The Lachnospiraceae bacterium oral taxon 500 genome window below encodes:
- a CDS encoding methionine--tRNA ligase (methionine--tRNA ligase; MetRS; adds methionine to tRNA(Met) with cleavage of ATP to AMP and diphosphate; some MetRS enzymes form dimers depending on a C-terminal domain that is also found in other proteins such as Trbp111 in Aquifex aeolicus and the cold-shock protein CsaA from Bacillus subtilis while others do not; four subfamilies exist based on sequence motifs and zinc content), with protein MGKKPYYITTAIAYTSRTPHIGNTYEIVLTDSIARYHRLAGEDVFFQTGTDEHGQKIQQQAELEGITPKEHVDKIAGEVRQIWDMMNTSYDKFIRTTDADHEAVVQKIFRKLYEQGDIYKGKYEGMYCTSCEAFYTSSQLVDGKCPQCSSEVTPTSEDAYFLRLSKYQDRLMKHIEENPHFIQPESRKNEMVNNFLKPGLQDLAVSRTSFSWGIPTTVEDGHVIYVWIDALSNYITGIGYDPDGSSEQFKKYWPADVHVIGKDILRFHTIYWPIMLMALGVPLPKQVFGHPWLLMGADKMSKSKGNVIYAKDLVDRYGVDAVRYYLLHEMPFASDGSLSYELVIQRINSDLANVLGNLVNRTIAMQKKYFNGEILPPTAKTEADEELIALALATPKLVDERMRELRVADAMDAIWTLLRRSNKYIDETEPWLLAKDEAKKERLATVMYHLLEAIRFSAVLLQPFLPETAERIFKQINSGKKDLDSLATFDGMTVGSFVGEAEVLFARIDEAKELEALSALSSEKEKAAGEQKDSGKKPEEVEKKPEIGVEDFAKVDLRVGHIVECKRHPKADKLLVSQVKLGDEVRQIVSGVAEHYAPEEMVGKQVVVVANLAPIKLRGELSQGMLLFADTADGKLKAVTLDGSVESGMPVK; from the coding sequence ATGGGAAAAAAGCCATATTATATTACCACGGCCATTGCGTATACATCCAGGACGCCGCACATCGGAAATACCTATGAGATTGTGCTGACCGACAGCATTGCCCGGTATCACCGGCTGGCAGGCGAGGATGTGTTTTTCCAGACCGGAACGGATGAGCATGGCCAGAAAATTCAGCAGCAGGCGGAACTGGAAGGCATCACGCCGAAAGAGCATGTCGATAAGATTGCCGGCGAAGTCAGGCAAATTTGGGATATGATGAATACTTCCTATGATAAGTTTATTCGGACAACGGATGCCGACCATGAAGCTGTTGTTCAGAAAATTTTCCGCAAATTGTACGAACAGGGGGATATTTATAAAGGCAAATACGAGGGCATGTACTGCACATCCTGTGAAGCTTTTTATACTTCTTCACAGTTGGTTGACGGCAAATGTCCGCAGTGCAGCTCGGAAGTTACGCCAACCTCGGAGGACGCCTATTTTCTCCGCCTGAGCAAGTATCAGGATCGGCTGATGAAGCATATTGAGGAAAATCCGCATTTTATTCAGCCGGAATCGCGGAAAAACGAAATGGTGAATAACTTTTTAAAGCCGGGTTTGCAGGATTTGGCGGTCAGCCGGACGTCCTTTAGCTGGGGGATTCCAACGACCGTTGAGGACGGGCATGTTATTTATGTTTGGATCGACGCCCTCAGCAATTATATTACCGGTATCGGTTACGACCCGGACGGCTCCAGTGAGCAGTTTAAAAAATACTGGCCGGCTGATGTTCATGTTATCGGCAAGGATATCTTGCGCTTCCATACCATTTATTGGCCAATTATGCTGATGGCTTTGGGTGTGCCGCTGCCGAAGCAGGTATTTGGTCATCCCTGGCTGCTGATGGGAGCAGACAAGATGAGTAAGTCCAAAGGTAATGTGATTTATGCCAAGGATTTGGTCGATCGTTACGGCGTGGATGCCGTCCGCTACTATTTGCTGCATGAAATGCCCTTTGCCAGTGACGGCTCGCTTAGCTATGAACTGGTTATTCAGCGGATTAACAGTGATTTGGCCAATGTGTTGGGTAATTTGGTCAACCGCACCATTGCCATGCAGAAAAAATATTTTAACGGTGAGATTTTGCCGCCGACGGCCAAAACCGAAGCGGATGAGGAATTGATTGCGCTGGCTTTGGCTACGCCGAAACTGGTAGACGAAAGAATGAGAGAGCTTCGGGTGGCCGATGCCATGGATGCGATTTGGACGCTGCTGCGCCGTTCTAATAAATATATTGATGAAACCGAGCCGTGGCTGCTGGCCAAAGATGAGGCGAAAAAAGAGCGTCTGGCTACGGTCATGTATCATTTGCTGGAAGCCATTCGTTTTTCAGCGGTACTTTTGCAGCCTTTCCTGCCAGAAACGGCCGAACGGATTTTTAAGCAGATTAATTCCGGGAAAAAAGATCTGGATAGCTTAGCCACTTTTGACGGCATGACGGTCGGCAGCTTTGTCGGTGAAGCCGAAGTGCTGTTTGCCCGGATTGATGAAGCCAAAGAGCTGGAAGCTTTATCGGCCTTGTCTTCGGAAAAAGAAAAGGCGGCCGGCGAGCAAAAGGACAGCGGGAAAAAGCCGGAAGAAGTGGAAAAAAAGCCAGAAATCGGAGTTGAGGACTTTGCTAAGGTTGATTTGCGGGTCGGACACATCGTCGAATGTAAGAGGCATCCGAAAGCGGATAAACTGTTGGTGTCGCAGGTCAAGTTAGGCGATGAGGTTCGGCAGATTGTTTCGGGGGTGGCCGAGCATTATGCGCCTGAAGAAATGGTCGGCAAGCAAGTCGTAGTGGTGGCCAATTTAGCACCGATTAAGCTCAGAGGCGAGTTGTCGCAGGGAATGTTGCTGTTTGCCGATACGGCCGATGGTAAGCTGAAAGCCGTTACTTTAGATGGCTCGGTGGAAAGCGGTATGCCGGTGAAATAG